In Gordonia phthalatica, one genomic interval encodes:
- a CDS encoding transglycosylase family protein produces the protein MSGRHAKQTTNTKTFAKIAVTAGIIGGGAGVTLLGAGHASAATDAEWNQVAQCESGGNWAINTGNGYQGGLQFSPSTWAAHGGTQYAPSADQATREQQIAIGERVLATQGNGAWPTCGGVLSGPTQRTAPKTAPANPLAPKQQESPAPKTSDAKTSDEAKSQVDDAVNNKNVNPAVKNAWTAAKNSGFNLSPDQLKLYNQNKGLLNLL, from the coding sequence ATGTCCGGACGTCACGCCAAGCAGACGACCAATACCAAGACTTTCGCCAAGATCGCAGTCACCGCCGGCATCATCGGCGGCGGCGCAGGAGTCACCCTCCTGGGCGCAGGCCACGCTTCGGCCGCAACGGACGCCGAGTGGAACCAGGTTGCACAGTGCGAGTCCGGCGGCAACTGGGCCATCAACACCGGCAACGGCTACCAGGGCGGCCTGCAGTTCAGCCCGAGCACCTGGGCGGCCCACGGCGGCACCCAGTACGCTCCGAGCGCCGACCAGGCCACCCGCGAGCAGCAGATCGCCATCGGCGAGCGCGTCCTGGCGACCCAGGGCAACGGCGCATGGCCCACCTGCGGCGGCGTCCTCTCGGGCCCCACCCAGCGCACCGCGCCGAAGACCGCTCCGGCCAACCCGCTGGCTCCGAAGCAGCAGGAGTCGCCGGCTCCGAAGACCTCGGACGCCAAGACCTCCGATGAGGCCAAGAGCCAGGTCGACGACGCGGTCAACAACAAGAACGTGAACCCGGCCGTGAAGAACGCCTGGACCGCTGCGAAGAACTCGGGCTTCAACCTGAGCCCCGATCAGCTCAAGCTGTACAACCAGAACAAGGGCCTGCTCAACCTCCTCTGA